In Quadrisphaera sp. RL12-1S, a single genomic region encodes these proteins:
- the hpt gene encoding hypoxanthine phosphoribosyltransferase: MDAQDMGRDLADVLISEEEIRARLGEIAAQVDADYAGRDLLLVGVLKGAVMVMADFARALHGPAEMDWMAVSSYGSGTKSSGVVRILKDLDRDVLGRDVLIVEDIIDSGLTLSWLVANLRSRGAASVEVMALLRKPDAAKVTVDVKYVGFDIPNAFVVGYGLDFAERYRNLRVVGTLAEHVYSS, encoded by the coding sequence ATGGACGCCCAGGACATGGGCCGCGACCTCGCGGACGTCCTCATCAGCGAGGAGGAGATCCGCGCGCGCCTGGGCGAGATCGCCGCACAGGTCGACGCCGACTACGCCGGGCGGGACCTCCTGCTCGTCGGCGTGCTCAAGGGCGCCGTCATGGTCATGGCCGACTTCGCCCGGGCCCTGCACGGCCCGGCGGAGATGGACTGGATGGCCGTCTCGAGCTACGGCTCGGGCACCAAGTCCTCCGGCGTGGTGCGGATCCTCAAGGACCTCGACCGCGACGTCCTCGGCCGCGACGTCCTCATCGTCGAGGACATCATCGACTCGGGCCTGACCCTGTCGTGGCTGGTGGCGAACCTGCGCTCGCGCGGCGCGGCCTCGGTGGAGGTCATGGCGCTGCTGCGCAAGCCGGACGCGGCGAAGGTCACCGTCGACGTCAAGTACGTCGGCTTCGACATCCCCAACGCCTTCGTCGTCGGCTACGGCCTCGACTTCGCCGAGCGCTACCGCAACCTGCGCGTGGTCGGCACCCTCGCGGAGCACGTCTACAGCTCCTGA